A window of Clostridium estertheticum genomic DNA:
TATATCGTTATATACAAAAACAAGGGAATAGTTCGGGAAATACTATTAATCCTACTAATGAAAAAACACCACAAATCCGCATGAGCCTTAGAGTTGAGAATAATAATAAATTTGTCCGTGGAAAGAAAAAAGCCAGAGAAAATATTGAGAGATACTTGGAGTATTATTATAAGATGCAAAAAGCATCCTCCTCGGATGATGACTATATAATTTTTGTGAAATATAAGGATATTGACGATTTGAAAAATACAGTATATGAGATATTCCGTGAATTAGAAAATGAAGCTGATGCAAAGAACTGTTTTACTGAAGGTGATGCTAGTTGTGATGAATTAAATTTAAATTGGTAAATTATAGGCTGTGCAACGGGAAATTCTGTCCCATTACTACACAACCCCCAATATTGGCGCTAACCCATGTAGGGTTTTATTATAGATAATGACTTCCAACGGTTTACGAATTAACTATATTTTACACAGAAGGAGTTTAAAATTGAAACTTTTTATTATTATTTTAATGATATATCTGCTATTCTTTATAACACCTGTTATACTATATCTCAAGTTAAAAGATAAGGTAAACTCAATAGAATTTTTAAAATTGAACAATAGTATTAAAGAGGGAATTTTTATTAGTATCTTATTTGTAATTGCTTTAATAATAAAGAGAATTATATTTGGAGGAGGACATATTAATCTAAATATAGGAATATTATGGGTAAGTGGTTCGTTGGTTGGAATATTTGAAGAAATACCCTTTAGAGGCTTTGTGTTTCAAAAGCTTTTAAATCATATGAATTTTATATTAGCTAATTTAGTAACAACCGTATTATTTGTATCAATACATATACCAATTTGGATATTAAGTGATGTAAACATTGTAAGCTCTATTAAAAGTGTTTTTATCGTTAGTCTTATTTTGGGTTATTTATTTCATGAATATAAATCTTTGTGGGTTCCAATCATATGTCATTCCGTTTTTAATATATGCATTTGGATAGGACTAACATAATTAAATAATAAAAATTTAAAGCTTAACATTTTCATAATTCTTATAAGGTTTCTTGAAAATAATATATGCTAATGGAGTAATCAAAATAGACTCTTCTATTATAGCAATAGTAATTATATTCATATATATAGAATTTCCTATTAATAAACTTATCAAAGTAAAAGTTAAAACTACACTAATAGCTCTTATTTTTAACTTTTTTCTATAGTTTTCACTTACAAGTGGGCGTTCTTCCGTATCTGCTGGAGCATATAAGCTAACTAAAATAAGACTTATTATATACATTATTACTACACTACTCTTATTTAATGAAAAATTTATACTTATAAAAACGTCTCCTAAAAATACAATATAATTTATTATAATACAATTTAAGCTAGTGTTTGCATGTACTCCACAAGCAAAAGATCTAAATATACCAAAAACCATAAAAGCAACTAAGGTATATATACCTATTTTGAGAAAGTATGCAGTTAAAAATAAAATAATCATTTTAAAAAGGTTCATTATTATAATCTGAAATCCATATTGGACTTTTTCAATCTCCTCTTCTGATTTTTCTGTATTGGCTATTATAAATTTAATAAATATTTTAGTTATTTTTTCAGCAATATTCATTCGTTAATCTCCTAGTTTTGTATTTCAAAGCAATATAAAATGTGTTTTACGACTAAATTTACATGTCTTACGAAATTTTATGCAAATAAATTATTTTGCTGTGGTATACTAAATAAATGCAATTTTAAATAATTTTTACAAAGGAGTATATAATGAGAAAAAAATTTGAAACCAAAAAAATTTTAGCACTATTATTTTGTACAATTACTATGTCCGTAGCTGCAGTTTCAACTTCACTGTGTCCATTTTGGATGTTCAATGAATGTAAAATGCCTAAGTCCTTGTACAAGATTGACTAATTATACTTCTTACTATTATTAATAATTATAATTTCTTGACAAAATATTGAATTCTCCATTTTGGTATTTAATAGCACATTAGTATATTTCTCCTCAATAATATTTTTAACAAATTTTAAGCCTATTCCTCGATTTAAACCTTTAGTTGAAAAATTCTTTTCATATATTTTATGAATAGGTGGAGTCCATTTATTACAAGAATTGTTTATAATAAGTGTAGTATTCTTTTCATCTTTAAATATTAAGAAATCAATAAATTTATTATCACATAATTCTGTTGCTTCAATTGCATTGTCAAGCAATATTCCTGCAATCCTACATATATCAATTAAATTTATTGATAATTCATTTATATCATCAACAATTTCAATCTTTACTTTAATATTTTTTGATTGAGCATTAATAATTTTAGAAGAAATGATTGCTTTTAAGGGATCAATTTTTATGTGTTGAAGTAACATTAAACACGTATCTCTTTCTAGAATTTTTTTGCTTTCTGGTAATAAGTCATGTTTAAAAAAAATTTTCAATCCATTAATATTATCTGACTTAATGTATTCATCCATAATTTGAAGTATGTTAATGTAGTCATGTTTAAAGTTTCGTAAGCCATTAGAACTATATTCTAACATATTTGTGTATTCCTTAAGTTTAGACAATTCTTCATCTCTAAATTTCACTTCCAAAGTTTTTTTTGTATTTTCATTGTTTAGTTTTGTGAAGATGATTATTATAGCTAAAAAAAATAATACAAAAAATAGATTTAGCACAACATTAATCTTTCCAAAAGACTTAAATGACTCTTTTAAAAAAAGTGAATATAAGTATATAGCAATTAAAGCTATTAATAAGCAACCTGTGAAAATTAAAATATTTTTTGATTTAATTTTAATGAAATTTCTAAAATACATTTTTTTTAGAAATATTCCTACAACTTTGCTTATAACATAAGACACTAATAAAATACTTAAATAGGTTATTACTTCAAATTTAGGATTATTTAAAATTTCAGAATAATTTAATCGTACGACAAAAACTAAAAAGAACCCGGTTATAGCGTCACTTAAAACAAAAATTAATTGTGTTAAAATAGAAAAAATTGTAGCATAATATATTTTTTTTGAGATTATGTATAAATATATTAACATTACGATAGTAGTAGTAGGTGTTAATAAATAATTTTGTTTATTTACATACAATAAAAAACTAATTATAAAAATAATAATATTAAATATCAGAATATTTTTAATAGATATTTTAATAATACTAATAGTAATCATTATGTTACTTATACTTACTGTCAAAATGAGCATATAAGTTATATTTAAAATTAATTCAAACATTTTTTAATCAGTCCATTTAAATACATTAAAGAAACAAAACAAGTTTCATCATTTACAAAATGAATAATATGATTATGTTTATCAATTGAACTTATATTAGCTATGTTTACCACATAAGATTTATGGGCCTTATAAAAATATGAATTTAAATTAACATCTAGCTCTTTTAATTTTCCATAAAACTCAAATTCTCCATTAAGCGTATGGAGCCTCAATTTATGAGCTATACTTGTTGTTTCAAAAAATAATATGTCATATAAAGAGAACTTATTTATTCTATTTCCTAAATTTATTGTTATAGTATCTTCTTTTTCTATATTATTTTTGTCGTAATCCTTACAAGCTTCTAGTATACATTCACTAATTTTTTTCTTAATATTTTTAGAATCACTTTTTAAAATATAATCTAAAGCTTGTACTTTATATTTAAAAGTTAAAAGAGAAAGTTCAGAATGGGATGTAATAAAAACAATATATCCATTTGAATCATACCTTCTTATAATCTTTGCAAGTTCTATTCCTGATATCTGATCTTTTAAATCTACATCTAGAAAATAAATAAAACTTCTCTTTTTATTACTTTTTACATAAGCGATAACTTCTTCATATTTTTTTGTTGATAATTCTATTTCCAAATTAATTTTCAAATTAATTAATTCATTTTTTATAATACTTTCAATTTGTTTTTTTTGATGTTCATTATCTTCACAAAGTATAATACCAAGCATTGTGCCCCCCTAATTTCATATTAATACTAATCATTACATATTATATCATATTTTTATAAATTATGTAGTTTATTGTATATATATAACATATGCATTTGCTATTTTATACAAAAGGGGTAGTGCTCGCAAAGCGTAAATTTACAACATTAAGCCAGTTATTTACAATTCAGCACTATTATTTAAATATTCTGAGTTAGAACTATTAGGTATTAATTCTAACTCAGAATATTTTGATAAAAGTTTTTTTGGTAATAACTGTCTTAACGTATATTTTCCGCGTTTTGCGAGCACTACGCCAAAACCTCTTAATTTTATTTGTCTTTTGCTCTATTATTTTAATATGTGTTTGATCTTTCAAATCGTTAACCTTAAGTTCTAATATGTCACCAATCCGAAGGCCCGTATTAATACCTACAATAAATATTAAGTAATTCTTTAATCCTGTTTTCAATTTCACTTTGGCTATTCTTTTTAATCGTAATCGCTATTACAATTATATTCTGAATTACCAAAATTTTACAAAGCAAGGGGTTTGATGTTCAAAGAGGTGAATCAGGTAGTAAAAAAATTCATTTGGATACTCAAGACTTTAAAATTAAAACTAAACAAGAAGATTTGAAAAAAAGTGAAGTTGAATTTAGCAAGGATTATAACAAGCTTAAGGTTAAATCTAAGATGTTAGAAAATTTAACGACTAAATATATCTAATCTTGAACAAACAAGCGTTAAAAAGAGTATTATAGGCTCTAAAATAACACTTTAAGAGGAAGATTATAATAAAATAATTGATTTAGCTAAAAAAGAAGTGCTAAATGAGAACTCTTTGAATAAATTAAAAAAAGTTAATACATTACTGGAACGAAATAATTTAAGTTATAACACAAGATATAATGAAACTTTAAATAAATATAATAAATTAAAAAAGAACATAAAAAATTAAACGATAATGTATTAGGTTTAACAAAAGAATATAAAATAATTCGCTCGTTAAGTAACGGTAATAATAATATAATTAAATAAATGTTTTGTGTTGCAACAGGAATATAGCGTGCATCAATAATAGGAGGAGAGTATTATGGAAAGTAATAGAAAATGTCTAATCTGTGGTTGTGAAGAAATTGGAAAAGGGAGATTAACAGGTTACGCTGTTATGGTACCAATTAAAGGTAATGTTTTCAATACGGGTTCAGAAACAATTGCTGATATTTGTACTGCGTGTGGTCATATTTTATCCATGAGAGTTGAAAAGCCAGAAAAGTTTAAGTAGGGGTATCATACGCAAAACTGATATTTCGTACGTTAATAAAAACACAGTCCCATAAATGCAAAGATTTAGGCTGTAAAGTGCTTAGTTTAACAATTTAAATCTTTTAAATTTTCAATTCGATTCAGTATTTGTAATATATCAAATAAAACAATACATTCAAATATACAATAAGAAAAAAGGCTTTAGTTTAATCTGCTATAAGTCCTTATATATCAACACTTTATGCTATTTTTACGAATGTAAGGTTTTGCTTAAAAGATTACATTCGAATATAAATATTTTAAAACTAGAATCCATAAAAACAGTTATATATATAATTTTAACAAGTAAGATAATTACATTTTTGCAATTACCTTTCCCTTACCGTACGAAATATCATTTTCGCTGACGATACCCCATAATACTAGCATAAAAAAAAATATGTAGAAATCATGTAAGTGTTAATGTTAATAATGAAACTGCAAAGTCACAAATTCGTTGATATATTATCAAAAGAAACAAAATATATTTGAAGAATTAAATAGAAATAAGGATATGCAAATTATGCTAACTCATTATCAAAAACGAATATATAAATATTTTAATAACTAAGTGACGGAAGACCAACCAAGCTTTATTGTTATTCTTCCTTTCATGACTAAATAATGATGTTTTATGATTTGTATATTTGAATATAGTACTTCTTATGACTAAATAATTCTGTCTTATGGTTTTTGTATTGAAATATAGGACTTTAAAAGCTATTCTTTAAATAAGGGACAAGCACTTAATTATTTAGCAACAAGAAATCCTTTATAGTAATACAAGTTAAAGTTTATTACTCTGCCGATAGTTGTATGCATACAATTTAGGAATATAAAAAAATGAAAAGGTGGTTGATAATATGTCAAACAACAGTATAGTAAGAGCATGGAAAAATCCAATGTATCGTTCTAAATTAAATCAAAATGTAGTAAATCCAGCAGGAAATGCAATGGTTGAACTTAATGAACTTGAGTTAGACGAATTAACCGGAGCCGCTTCATCTGGAGCCATTTGTACAGCTACAACTGAATGTACATATTTTAGTGCAATCTGTTGTTAGAGTAATTAATAGATATAAATGTGTTTTTTGGAACACATTTATATCTATTTTTAAATTCATTTTGTTAACTAAATAAGAAGTTTGTACAATTCCATTTTAATATTCTTTACAATCATTCACTTTTAACTAGATTAATTTTTGAGTTAAAATTTGATGATAAATTCTTATATAATTATAACTGAAGGTACATTTTTCAGTGTTGCTAGAGAAAAATATAAATAGAAAACGATTACAAGGAGGACTTTGATGAATTTTGATAAATGGAAGTTAGGTTCTTTTTCTATAGAAAGAATTGTAAATAAAGATATAAAATTAAGTAAAGAAGAGTTAAAAGATAGTCAAGAAAGGGTAGATTATCAAAAAAAATTTATAGGGATAGGTGTTGATGAGTTAAATAACTATATAAAAAACAATGGTATAAGTGAAGAAGAGATTCTAAATCTATTCTCAGAGAAAGATTTTTTATTAAAAAAAAGTCTTAGTATTAATATATGGGTTAATTTTATTAAAGATCTTGAAAACGATACTTATAGTGATGAAAAACTTCCAAGATTTAAATGGAGTAATGGTGGGAAACTTAAATCAGAGACTGAAATACCCTTTATTAATTTTTTAGAACCTTTTTTAAAAGTTGCTGTAGGAAAGTTTAGAAGTAATATAAATAAAATACATAGTAAATATACTCATACTTTAATAACAGAAATAACAGAAAAACAGATGATTGAAAAATTACTACAAGAGCTAATGAGATTAAGTTTGCGAGTACTGGTACTTGAATTAAATGTACAAAGAGTATCTGAAACATTGAAAGGTGAAACAGAAGCAGAAAAGCTTAGTTACTATTACAATATTGTATTAAATGATAAGGACTATAGAAAGTCTGTGCTATCAGAATATTCCGTTATGTTTAGAATAATGGTTACCAAAATTGATTATTGGATATGTAATATGAGTCAAGTGGTTGAGAATACTCTTAAAGATAGAGAAGAACTAGTTAAATATTTTAATGATGGAAAGCCAATAGGAGAACTTATAAAAATAAATATGGGATTATCTGATGCTCATAATAAAGGAAAAAGTGTTATTCATTTAGTGTTTGATTCAGGCTTTAATATTATTTATAAACCAAGATCATTAAGGATAGATGATCAATTTCAAAAATTTTTACAATGGTTTAATAATTCAGGAGTTAAGAAACCACTATATATAACAAAATTACTAGATAAAGAACATTATGGGTGGGTTGAATATATAGAGTATAAGACTTGCATTAAGGAGTCTGAAATAAATAGCTATTATTGGCGATTAGGAACTCAATTATGTATACTATATCTTTTTAGAGCTACAGATTTTCATTATGAAAATATAATTGCATGTAAAGATCAACCAGTACTAATAGATTTAGAAGCACTTTTTCATAATGTAACACTTTATGATAAAGAAGAGACTGCATACGATAATGTTGCTTCGATTATTGAAAAATCCGTTATAAGAGTAGGAATATTACCAATTCGATCATGGGGAAAGAACGGAGTAGGTGGAGTAGACATTAGTGGTATTGGAGGACAAAAAAATCAAACGGTTGGCATAAAAAATCCCATTTTAGAAAATATAGATTCAACGTCTATGTGTTTTTCATATGATTATGGGAAAATAATTGGATCTAATAATAGACCAACATTAAATAATGATGAAATTAGTACTATTGAATTTAAAAATATAATAAGTGAAGGATTTAAAGAAACATATAATCATCTTAACCATTCAAAAGAAGAGCTAAAAAAAGAAATATTAAAATTTAAAGATATTGAAGTAAGATTGATAGTGAGATTCACTCAAAAGTATGCCTCATTTTTACAAATTTCAACTCATCCAGATTTTTTAAGAAGTGGATTAGATCGAGAAATGTTATTTAATAAATTATGGAATGATACAGTTGCATTTCCAAAATTAAAAGATGTAATAGAATTTGAGAAACAGGATCTTCTTTTAGGAGATATACCTTATTTTAAAAGTACACCAAATGAATTAGATATATATAATAATGATGGGAAATGTATCAAAAACTTTTTTAAAGAAACAAGCATGGATATAGTTTTAAATTTGATAGATAATCTTAGTGAAAAAGATTGTAACCTTCAATGTGAATTTATAAATACGACTATGACATCACTTGATATTGAAGATGTTAAAAACAATAAAATTACTAAGATAAAAAAGCTCTCAAATGATGAAAAGAAAA
This region includes:
- a CDS encoding cyclic lactone autoinducer peptide; the protein is MRKKFETKKILALLFCTITMSVAAVSTSLCPFWMFNECKMPKSLYKID
- a CDS encoding GHKL domain-containing protein — protein: MFELILNITYMLILTVSISNIMITISIIKISIKNILIFNIIIFIISFLLYVNKQNYLLTPTTTIVMLIYLYIISKKIYYATIFSILTQLIFVLSDAITGFFLVFVVRLNYSEILNNPKFEVITYLSILLVSYVISKVVGIFLKKMYFRNFIKIKSKNILIFTGCLLIALIAIYLYSLFLKESFKSFGKINVVLNLFFVLFFLAIIIIFTKLNNENTKKTLEVKFRDEELSKLKEYTNMLEYSSNGLRNFKHDYINILQIMDEYIKSDNINGLKIFFKHDLLPESKKILERDTCLMLLQHIKIDPLKAIISSKIINAQSKNIKVKIEIVDDINELSINLIDICRIAGILLDNAIEATELCDNKFIDFLIFKDEKNTTLIINNSCNKWTPPIHKIYEKNFSTKGLNRGIGLKFVKNIIEEKYTNVLLNTKMENSIFCQEIIIINNSKKYN
- a CDS encoding accessory gene regulator B family protein, which gives rise to MNIAEKITKIFIKFIIANTEKSEEEIEKVQYGFQIIIMNLFKMIILFLTAYFLKIGIYTLVAFMVFGIFRSFACGVHANTSLNCIIINYIVFLGDVFISINFSLNKSSVVIMYIISLILVSLYAPADTEERPLVSENYRKKLKIRAISVVLTFTLISLLIGNSIYMNIITIAIIEESILITPLAYIIFKKPYKNYENVKL
- a CDS encoding CPBP family intramembrane glutamic endopeptidase; the encoded protein is MKLFIIILMIYLLFFITPVILYLKLKDKVNSIEFLKLNNSIKEGIFISILFVIALIIKRIIFGGGHINLNIGILWVSGSLVGIFEEIPFRGFVFQKLLNHMNFILANLVTTVLFVSIHIPIWILSDVNIVSSIKSVFIVSLILGYLFHEYKSLWVPIICHSVFNICIWIGLT
- a CDS encoding plantaricin C family lantibiotic — protein: MSNNSIVRAWKNPMYRSKLNQNVVNPAGNAMVELNELELDELTGAASSGAICTATTECTYFSAICC
- a CDS encoding type 2 lanthipeptide synthetase LanM family protein, coding for MNFDKWKLGSFSIERIVNKDIKLSKEELKDSQERVDYQKKFIGIGVDELNNYIKNNGISEEEILNLFSEKDFLLKKSLSINIWVNFIKDLENDTYSDEKLPRFKWSNGGKLKSETEIPFINFLEPFLKVAVGKFRSNINKIHSKYTHTLITEITEKQMIEKLLQELMRLSLRVLVLELNVQRVSETLKGETEAEKLSYYYNIVLNDKDYRKSVLSEYSVMFRIMVTKIDYWICNMSQVVENTLKDREELVKYFNDGKPIGELIKINMGLSDAHNKGKSVIHLVFDSGFNIIYKPRSLRIDDQFQKFLQWFNNSGVKKPLYITKLLDKEHYGWVEYIEYKTCIKESEINSYYWRLGTQLCILYLFRATDFHYENIIACKDQPVLIDLEALFHNVTLYDKEETAYDNVASIIEKSVIRVGILPIRSWGKNGVGGVDISGIGGQKNQTVGIKNPILENIDSTSMCFSYDYGKIIGSNNRPTLNNDEISTIEFKNIISEGFKETYNHLNHSKEELKKEILKFKDIEVRLIVRFTQKYASFLQISTHPDFLRSGLDREMLFNKLWNDTVAFPKLKDVIEFEKQDLLLGDIPYFKSTPNELDIYNNDGKCIKNFFKETSMDIVLNLIDNLSEKDCNLQCEFINTTMTSLDIEDVKNNKITKIKKLSNDEKKTLHDDYLTASVMLGEYLMSRAYYGLNENEEDISWISINVVGEKESEWSIAPISLNLYEGLAGVALYYAYLAKITNREDFLSIAKKSIIPIKRQLKIEKQFYKNSEIGAYSGDSSLIYTLLVLANMWNDKELLNETLDTLKYIERQIEYDENYDLMSGSAGCIIVLIKLYEQTGEKYALDLAIRCGEMLLKKAIDIEGGFGWQPKIASNALAGFSHGAAGISWALYKLGDISGMNKFTQAGHKALVFERSLFSKERGNWADKRAFKGVVNEDLVPLAWCHGAPGILLSRLLIRPYVNLKEERDYIDKEINVALNTTEKFGFGRSHCLCHGDLGNIEILNYASECLNRYELKDLTTNYSRIVVDDILNGKWQCGLPNQKEVPGVMLGISGIGLSLLKLYDPDLVPAITRLEGPELEKDFSDVK
- a CDS encoding transcription initiation factor TFIIIB; this encodes MESNRKCLICGCEEIGKGRLTGYAVMVPIKGNVFNTGSETIADICTACGHILSMRVEKPEKFK
- a CDS encoding LytR/AlgR family response regulator transcription factor, whose translation is MLGIILCEDNEHQKKQIESIIKNELINLKINLEIELSTKKYEEVIAYVKSNKKRSFIYFLDVDLKDQISGIELAKIIRRYDSNGYIVFITSHSELSLLTFKYKVQALDYILKSDSKNIKKKISECILEACKDYDKNNIEKEDTITINLGNRINKFSLYDILFFETTSIAHKLRLHTLNGEFEFYGKLKELDVNLNSYFYKAHKSYVVNIANISSIDKHNHIIHFVNDETCFVSLMYLNGLIKKCLN